A region of Thermococcus piezophilus DNA encodes the following proteins:
- the for gene encoding tungsten-containing formaldehyde ferredoxin oxidoreductase — MKGWWGRILRVDLTNNKVWVQEYSPDVAQQFIGGRGLAIKILWDEVKGADPLGPENKLVFAAGPFNGLPTPSGGKLVVAAKSPLTGGYGDGNLGTMATVHLRKAGYDAIVVEGKAKKPVYLYIENDNVSILSAEGLWGLDTFKTEEELKKIHGKNVGILSIGPGGENLVRYAVVMSQEGRAAGRPGMGAVMGSKKLKAVVIKGTKEIPVADKKKLQELSKEAYKAIQSSPAYPFWKRQGTMAAVEWTNENSALPTRNFSDGSFEFARSIDGYTMEGMKVKQRGCPYCNMPCGNVVLDAEAQESELDYENVALLGSNLGLGKLNEVSVLNRLADMYGLDTISLGVSISFVMEAVERGLLKEGPTFGDFKGAKQLIEDIAFRRGELGNFAAEGVMRMSQKLGDDSFAMHVKGLETSGYNCFIYPAMALAFGTSSIGAHHKEAWVIAWEIGTAPIEGEQAKKVEYKITYNPEKAAKVIELQRLRGGLFEMLTACRLPWVEVGLSLDYYPKLLEAITGVKYTWDDLYRAADRVYALIRAFWVREFNGKWDRKMDYPPKRWFIEGLKSGSYKGMHLDEKQYDKLLSEYYRLRGWDERGIPKEETLKELGLEEVIPELEKVTKLE; from the coding sequence ATGAAAGGATGGTGGGGAAGGATCCTCCGGGTCGACTTGACCAACAACAAAGTCTGGGTGCAGGAGTATTCTCCCGATGTGGCTCAGCAGTTTATCGGGGGTAGAGGTCTCGCAATCAAGATCCTCTGGGATGAAGTCAAAGGTGCCGACCCGCTTGGGCCGGAGAACAAGCTCGTTTTTGCTGCGGGTCCGTTCAACGGTTTACCAACTCCGAGCGGCGGTAAGCTCGTCGTCGCCGCCAAGAGCCCGCTCACCGGCGGTTACGGTGATGGTAACCTCGGCACCATGGCGACTGTCCACCTGAGAAAGGCCGGTTATGATGCCATCGTCGTTGAGGGCAAGGCCAAGAAGCCGGTTTACCTCTACATAGAGAACGACAACGTTAGCATACTCAGCGCTGAGGGCCTCTGGGGTCTCGACACCTTCAAGACAGAGGAGGAGCTCAAGAAGATACACGGCAAGAACGTCGGAATCCTTAGCATCGGTCCGGGTGGAGAAAACCTTGTCCGCTACGCCGTCGTCATGTCACAGGAGGGCAGGGCCGCTGGAAGGCCCGGTATGGGTGCCGTAATGGGAAGCAAAAAGCTCAAGGCCGTCGTCATAAAGGGAACGAAGGAGATACCAGTCGCTGACAAGAAAAAGCTCCAGGAGCTCTCAAAGGAGGCCTACAAGGCAATCCAGAGCTCGCCGGCTTACCCCTTCTGGAAGAGGCAGGGAACCATGGCCGCTGTCGAGTGGACCAACGAAAACAGCGCCCTGCCGACGAGGAACTTCAGCGACGGTTCCTTCGAGTTTGCACGCTCGATCGATGGATACACCATGGAGGGCATGAAGGTCAAGCAGCGCGGTTGTCCGTACTGTAACATGCCCTGTGGAAACGTCGTCCTCGATGCCGAAGCCCAGGAGAGCGAGCTTGACTACGAGAACGTTGCCCTGCTCGGCTCAAACCTCGGCCTTGGCAAGCTCAATGAGGTTTCGGTCCTCAACAGGCTCGCCGACATGTACGGCCTCGACACCATTTCACTCGGTGTATCGATATCATTCGTGATGGAGGCTGTAGAGAGGGGACTCCTTAAGGAAGGTCCGACCTTTGGGGACTTCAAGGGCGCCAAGCAGCTCATTGAGGACATCGCCTTTAGGAGGGGAGAGCTCGGCAACTTCGCCGCCGAAGGCGTCATGAGGATGAGCCAGAAGCTCGGCGATGACAGCTTCGCCATGCACGTAAAGGGCCTTGAGACGAGCGGTTACAACTGCTTCATCTATCCGGCCATGGCGCTCGCCTTCGGTACCAGCTCAATCGGTGCTCACCATAAGGAGGCATGGGTCATCGCCTGGGAGATTGGCACCGCTCCAATCGAGGGTGAGCAGGCCAAGAAGGTCGAGTACAAAATCACCTACAACCCGGAGAAGGCCGCTAAGGTTATCGAGCTCCAGCGCCTCAGGGGAGGCCTCTTTGAGATGCTCACCGCATGTAGGCTTCCATGGGTCGAGGTCGGCCTGAGCCTCGACTACTATCCGAAGCTCCTCGAGGCCATTACCGGCGTAAAATACACCTGGGACGACCTCTACAGGGCAGCCGACAGGGTCTACGCACTCATCAGGGCCTTTTGGGTCAGAGAGTTCAACGGCAAGTGGGACAGAAAGATGGACTACCCGCCGAAGAGGTGGTTCATCGAGGGCCTCAAGAGCGGCTCGTACAAGGGCATGCACCTCGATGAGAAGCAGTACGACAAGCTTCTCAGCGAGTACTACAGGCTCAGGGGATGGGACGAGCGCGGAATCCCGAAGGAGGAGACCCTCAAGGAGCTCGGCCTCGAGGAGGTTATCCCAGAGCTCGAGAAGGTTACAAAGCTCGAGTGA
- a CDS encoding MoaD/ThiS family protein encodes MVRIRLMGAFAHLAKARDLNVKIEDKKTVDEILREVIPRYDEFKEKIIFINGQPARGDAEVTDGDEIKVMPILSGG; translated from the coding sequence ATGGTCAGGATTAGGCTAATGGGAGCTTTCGCCCACCTTGCGAAGGCGAGGGATCTCAATGTGAAGATAGAGGACAAGAAAACTGTGGATGAGATTCTGAGGGAGGTAATTCCGAGGTACGACGAGTTCAAGGAGAAGATCATCTTCATCAACGGCCAGCCCGCGAGGGGCGACGCCGAGGTTACCGACGGCGATGAGATTAAGGTGATGCCGATTTTGAGCGGAGGCTGA
- a CDS encoding type I restriction enzyme subunit R domain-containing protein, with the protein MYLDKPLKEHRLLQAIARTNRPFIKNGENVRPFGLVIDYVGIFKELKRALEIYDEVDIEGATYSVEEIKEELRKKIARVMGYFDGLEPRRDKETIMNAIEILFRNNKGKEFGRLSSEKLYGSYMR; encoded by the coding sequence ATGTATCTGGACAAGCCGCTCAAGGAGCACAGGCTCCTTCAGGCAATAGCGAGGACCAACAGGCCCTTCATCAAGAATGGTGAGAACGTCAGGCCCTTCGGCCTCGTTATAGATTACGTGGGTATATTCAAGGAGTTGAAGAGAGCGCTAGAAATCTATGATGAAGTTGATATCGAAGGGGCCACCTACAGCGTCGAAGAGATAAAGGAAGAGCTCAGGAAAAAGATTGCCAGGGTTATGGGATACTTTGATGGTCTTGAGCCGAGAAGGGATAAGGAGACGATAATGAACGCAATTGAGATACTGTTCAGAAACAACAAGGGCAAGGAGTTCGGGAGGCTGTCTTCAGAGAAGCTTTACGGTTCATATATGAGATAG
- a CDS encoding M48 family metallopeptidase → MESEEFGVNPKFHVVLLPNNDLGMLKRWLKSQLGEGLEFKVRLFSSVFGVKYRKIYIRFQKTKWASCSEKGNLSFNLMLMALPEELRDYIIIHEVAHLKFQKHSRAFWKLVREYYPDYMRARRGLREYWR, encoded by the coding sequence ATCGAGTCAGAGGAGTTTGGGGTTAATCCAAAGTTTCACGTGGTTCTCCTGCCCAACAACGATTTGGGAATGCTAAAAAGATGGCTGAAGAGTCAGCTGGGAGAGGGGCTGGAATTCAAGGTGAGACTCTTCTCATCGGTCTTTGGGGTAAAGTACAGAAAAATCTACATCCGCTTTCAGAAGACGAAGTGGGCAAGCTGCTCTGAGAAAGGAAATCTAAGCTTTAACCTGATGCTTATGGCGCTGCCAGAGGAACTCAGGGACTACATCATAATCCACGAGGTGGCCCACCTCAAGTTCCAAAAACACTCTCGAGCATTTTGGAAGCTCGTGAGGGAGTATTATCCAGATTACATGCGTGCCCGGAGGGGACTGAGGGAGTACTGGCGATGA
- the rpsJ gene encoding 30S ribosomal protein S10, which yields MQKARIKLASTNIKALNEVTDQIKQIAERTGVRMSGPIPLPTKRIRITTRKSPDGEGTATFDRFELRVHKRLVDIEADERAMRQIMRIRVPEDVTIEIELIS from the coding sequence ATGCAGAAGGCAAGGATTAAGCTCGCAAGCACCAACATTAAGGCCCTCAACGAGGTCACCGACCAGATAAAGCAGATAGCCGAGAGGACCGGCGTTAGGATGAGCGGCCCGATCCCGCTCCCCACCAAGAGGATCAGGATCACCACCAGGAAGAGCCCGGACGGAGAGGGCACGGCAACCTTTGACAGATTCGAGCTCCGCGTTCACAAGAGGCTCGTTGACATTGAGGCCGACGAAAGGGCCATGAGGCAGATCATGAGGATTCGCGTCCCTGAGGACGTCACCATCGAGATCGAGCTCATCTCGTGA
- the tuf gene encoding translation elongation factor EF-1 subunit alpha, whose product MAKEKPHVNIVFIGHVDHGKSTTIGRLLFDTANIPENIIKKFEEMGEKGKSFKFAWVMDRLKEERERGITIDVAHTKFETPHRYITIIDAPGHRDFVKNMITGASQADAAVLVVAATDGVMPQTKEHAFLARTLGIGHLIVAINKMDMVNYDEKKFQQVAEQVKKLLMMLGYKDFPIIPISAWEGDNVVKKSDKMPWYKGPTLIEALDQIPEPPKPTDKPLRIPIQDVYSIKGVGTVPVGRVETGVLRVGDVVIFEPASTIFHKPIQGEVKSIEMHHEPLQEALPGDNIGFNVRGVGKNDIKRGDVAGHTNNPPTVVRPRDTFKAQIIVLNHPTAITVGYTPVLHAHTLQVAVRFEQILAKLDPRTGNIVEENPQFIKTGDSAIVILRPTKPMVIEPVKEIPQMGRFAIRDMGQTVAAGMVISVQKGE is encoded by the coding sequence ATGGCAAAGGAGAAGCCACACGTTAACATAGTCTTTATCGGCCACGTCGACCACGGAAAGAGCACCACCATCGGAAGGCTGCTCTTTGACACCGCTAACATCCCGGAGAACATCATCAAGAAGTTCGAGGAGATGGGTGAGAAGGGTAAGTCCTTCAAGTTCGCTTGGGTCATGGACAGGCTCAAGGAGGAGAGGGAGAGGGGTATCACCATCGACGTTGCCCACACCAAGTTCGAGACCCCGCACAGGTACATCACCATCATCGACGCTCCGGGTCACAGGGACTTCGTTAAGAACATGATCACCGGTGCCAGCCAGGCCGACGCTGCCGTTCTCGTCGTTGCCGCCACCGACGGTGTCATGCCGCAGACCAAGGAGCACGCCTTCCTTGCCAGGACCCTTGGTATCGGCCACCTCATCGTCGCCATCAACAAGATGGACATGGTTAACTACGACGAGAAGAAGTTCCAGCAGGTCGCCGAGCAGGTCAAGAAGCTCCTCATGATGCTCGGCTACAAGGACTTCCCGATCATCCCGATCAGCGCTTGGGAGGGTGACAACGTTGTCAAGAAGAGCGACAAGATGCCCTGGTACAAGGGTCCAACCCTCATCGAGGCCCTCGACCAGATACCCGAGCCGCCGAAGCCCACCGACAAGCCGCTCCGCATCCCGATCCAGGACGTTTACTCCATTAAGGGTGTCGGTACCGTCCCGGTCGGCCGTGTCGAGACCGGTGTCCTCCGCGTCGGTGACGTCGTCATCTTCGAGCCGGCCAGCACCATCTTCCACAAGCCGATCCAGGGTGAGGTCAAGAGCATCGAGATGCACCACGAGCCACTCCAGGAGGCCCTTCCGGGTGACAACATCGGATTCAACGTTAGGGGTGTCGGTAAGAACGACATAAAGCGCGGTGATGTCGCTGGCCACACCAACAACCCGCCGACCGTCGTCAGGCCAAGGGACACCTTTAAGGCCCAGATCATCGTCCTCAACCACCCGACCGCCATCACCGTCGGCTACACCCCAGTCCTCCACGCCCATACCCTCCAGGTCGCCGTCAGGTTCGAGCAGATCCTCGCCAAGCTCGACCCGAGGACAGGTAACATCGTCGAGGAGAACCCGCAGTTCATCAAGACCGGTGACTCCGCCATCGTCATCCTCAGGCCGACCAAGCCAATGGTTATTGAGCCGGTCAAGGAGATCCCGCAGATGGGCAGGTTCGCCATCCGTGACATGGGCCAGACCGTCGCTGCGGGTATGGTTATCTCCGTTCAGAAGGGCGAGTGA
- a CDS encoding ATP-binding protein — MREFFPRAGLEELVEIYALTDGIPFYITQVEIPLWEWLREELLNPVSFFRDEIDFLLRYEFTEIKTYKRILEAIALGKTTPKEITDFTGMKHSNIIPYLRNLIEMDLVVREVPVTEKPSSKRGHYYVADNFLAFWFCYVYPNLSRIEEGTFDVAEIQENYSHYLGWVFEKVTRRFLLKMNRDGKLPFRFTKIEKWWHKNEEINLVALNEREKKALFFEVKWKDSSNREARGILRDLGKKRSLYD, encoded by the coding sequence TTGAGGGAGTTCTTTCCCAGGGCGGGCTTGGAAGAGCTCGTTGAGATTTACGCCCTCACCGATGGCATCCCATTCTATATCACTCAAGTTGAAATCCCACTCTGGGAGTGGCTGAGGGAGGAACTCCTTAATCCGGTGAGCTTCTTTAGGGACGAGATTGATTTTCTCCTCAGGTATGAGTTCACAGAGATCAAAACATACAAGCGCATACTTGAAGCTATTGCGCTGGGCAAAACAACGCCAAAGGAGATAACGGACTTCACTGGAATGAAGCACTCCAACATAATCCCCTACCTGCGCAACCTTATTGAAATGGATTTGGTCGTGAGGGAAGTTCCGGTTACTGAAAAGCCCTCCTCTAAGAGGGGCCATTACTACGTTGCCGATAACTTTTTGGCCTTCTGGTTCTGCTACGTTTACCCAAACCTCTCAAGGATTGAGGAAGGAACTTTTGACGTTGCTGAAATCCAGGAAAATTACAGTCACTACCTCGGCTGGGTTTTTGAGAAAGTTACGAGGCGGTTCCTTCTCAAAATGAACAGAGATGGAAAGCTTCCGTTCCGCTTCACGAAGATTGAGAAGTGGTGGCACAAGAACGAGGAAATTAATTTGGTTGCCCTGAATGAGCGTGAAAAGAAGGCCCTCTTCTTTGAAGTCAAGTGGAAGGACTCAAGCAATCGGGAGGCAAGGGGAATTTTGAGGGATTTAGGGAAAAAGCGGAGCTTGTATGATTGA
- a CDS encoding AAA family ATPase, giving the protein MRKEACWKNRLVLEAVKEIPHVYYLAVEGDNLEYFRKTAGRAFPEVRYAREDWKGLLHALKGKVRVIDEFPNMIKEDPKVLSLFQRAFDLDLSGSKTKLIRLGSSVSMMTEKVLSYKSPLYGRRIGSMKLKPMEFFYLEGVLSQGGLGRAR; this is encoded by the coding sequence ATACGGAAGGAGGCGTGTTGGAAAAACCGACTCGTTCTTGAGGCAGTTAAGGAAATACCACACGTTTACTATCTGGCGGTTGAAGGGGACAACCTCGAGTATTTTCGGAAAACTGCCGGGAGAGCTTTTCCGGAAGTTCGTTATGCCCGTGAGGACTGGAAGGGCCTGCTTCACGCTCTAAAGGGAAAAGTGAGGGTCATAGACGAATTTCCCAACATGATTAAGGAAGATCCTAAGGTTCTTTCCCTGTTTCAAAGGGCGTTTGACCTTGATCTTTCGGGGTCAAAGACCAAACTGATACGCCTTGGTTCTTCAGTGAGCATGATGACTGAGAAGGTGTTGAGCTACAAAAGCCCACTCTACGGCAGGAGAATAGGCTCCATGAAGTTAAAACCGATGGAGTTTTTTTACCTTGAGGGAGTTCTTTCCCAGGGCGGGCTTGGAAGAGCTCGTTGA